The following DNA comes from Cucumis sativus cultivar 9930 chromosome 7, Cucumber_9930_V3, whole genome shotgun sequence.
CTTCCTGAGAGGATATGTCGAATGTTGGGCATCAAGAAACTTTCTGATTTAGTCATTGAGGTAAGCATGCATTGTTGATGTATCAATTCTTGTGAATCCTGTCTTTCCCCTCTTCTTTTTGTTCCCTTTCTGTCAGTTGAAAAAtgctatttttaatttgaaaccaaCTTGTGCGGCAGGAGTTGGATCACGAGGATAGTATAGATCCCTTGGAGCATATTGGAGCAGTGTCTTTAGGATTCATCAAAACGAAGCTTTTGAGCAAATCGTTTCAGAATGCTGTGTGGAATATCGCCAATAGCATGGTTAATTACATTCATCCAAATAAAAATCTAGATCTGGAGGCTGTAGAGGAATTACTGAAATCAGTTGCAGAGAGGCTTCAGTTTGTTAAATGTCTACATACTCAGTTTTTACTTCTTCCAAATTCCATAAACATCACACGTTCTGCTAAAGATTCCATTATTCCAGAATGGGAGGACGGAAGCCATCATAGAGCTCTTTACTTCATTAAGCAATCCAAAAGTTATATTTTGGTTGCGGAGCCCCCTGCTTATATATCAGTCTTTGATGTCATTGCCATAATTTTGAGCCAGATTTTGGGATCACCTATTCCCTTGCCTATTGGATCTTTGCTTTTCTGCCCTGAAGGCACTGAAAATACCATTATAGATATCTTAAATCTTTGTTctgagaagaaagagaaagaaaaatatactGGAATTAGTAGTTTGGTTGGTAAGGAAATACTACCTCAAGATGCTCTTCAAGTACAGCTTCACCCTTTAAGACCGTTTTATGCTGGAGAAGTAGTGGCTTGGCGGTCCAAAAGTGGAGAAAAGCTGAAATATGGTAGGGTCCTAGAGGATGTTAGACCATCAGCTGGCCAAGCACTATACAGATTCAGGGTAGAAACAGCAGCAGGCATCATTCAGTCTCTTCTTTCTTCGCAAGTTTTATCGTTTAGAAGCATTCCCATTGATGGTGGCTCTTCCTCTACAAACTTGCAAGACAAGAGTTTGATGGTAAGTGATAGTGGCGCTTCTATCAAAATGCCAGAGATCTCTGAAGGAGGCAGAATACGAGCTCAGGTTTGGTTCTTCTAGtttgtatttcaaaattttatgcCATATATCCCTTCACGTTTATGCTTGGATTGGGAAACTCGAAGATGGATTCATTTTAGTTCTTTCTTGGACTCTGGAAAAATAAGTGTTCTATTATGCACCTCTTGCCTTATGCATCTGCCATATATAAATTCTTAGattaaataacaaagataGACCATGTCATCATGTGTATGCATATTTGGGTGAAATATAGAGGAAGTTTATTTAGTTTCATAATTGGTCCAATGGATGTAGGCATTAAGTGGACGAGATACCATgctaaataaataacataaacGTGAGAATCCAATGACctgatttcttttataaaaattgttttaaatgacaGAACtgctgaaaatatttataaatatagcaaaatatcaatCTATCTAAGATGTGACATAGTAGTCTATCGCACTCGGTCACtaatagaaagaaattttttgctatatttgtaaatattttggttgttttgctatatttgaaaacaactgaaattttatttatttaatgataaaaaattgtgCTGCTTCCCTTTGAGAGAAATAAAAAGCTACAcaagacaaaaaaagaaaagaagaggaaatgaaAACACCAAGCTCatagttacaaaaataatttgactTATTGAAAATACTCAATTGAGCTCTTAAGTTTAAATAGTTACTCATATCTTCTATCAAAGACCATTTATAGATCCTTAAAATCATCTCAAGGCTTCTTTTGTGCTACTTGAAAAGCCGTTGTTATTTCTccataaattttcaacttgTAGACTAAAAATACTTTATGCATTGGTTGGCGCAGCCTGTTGCAGAGCTCCAATATGGTAAAGTATCTGCTGAAGAACTGGTGCAGGCAGTTAATGAAATGCTTACTACTGCTGGAATCAACGTGGATATTGAGCGGCAGTCCCTCTTGCAAAAGGCTTTAATCCTGCAAGAACAATTGAAGGATTCTCAGGCAGCTCTTTTGTTAGAACAGGTGAGTATTTGCTAAACCGTTTGTGTGCTCTATGTATTGTGTAGAACTATGTCATTCTATAAATTACCAAATTGATGTGACCTAGCATCTAAGAGATAGAACTCCAGGAATACTCCACAAGagtcttaattatttaaaagtcgCACTAGTGTGAATACAAATGACTATTCCTTAGTCATAGTAGATGCTAACCTACCAAGTAGAAACTAATTACTAACAAAATAACCAACGTGCAAATCCACTTGAAGCCAAAGGTTTAGTCTCACCAAATCTCCAAATGTTTGGCAAGTCAATGCCCAACGGTGAGTTTCTTTGTTGTCTCATTAGATGTGAGGTTGCAACGGGAGGGAGTAAAGACAGTATAATGCGTTTAATAGGAAGGTCATAACATGGTGGCCACCCCAAAAAAATTCACAAGATTTGGAATCTTGTGACAAAGTGAGTTCACTCGGTCATTTTCAATGTTAGAGTAAAATGGAATTTAAGCCTACTCTGCTTTGCAGCGCAGCCGAGGGCTGTTCTGACCGAATCCCACGGTCCATATTTCCTCTTTCACAAAATTCAGTTTTCACCACGAGAATTTATCACTTTGAGAGCCATTTtcgttttttcatttttgttgataCCAATTGATAGATTGagatataaatgaaatattaggAAAGATTCCAAACTATTTGAAATTCTTACTCAATAACACCCTTTCTCTAATTCTTCAACTCCCCCTACTTGTAAACTCAATTTACCTTCACTCTAGTTCTAACTCACTAGTTATCCACAGtataactaataaaaaacCTGGCCAGTGGCCAtattcttgtttaattttgctatttaagtactttcttctttaaaaaaaaaaaaaaaaacttcattgtTCTTCAAGTCAACAAAAGCATAACTTTCTACCTTAAGATTTATTCATGGTTTCTGCATCAATTTTGCAGGAAAAGTCTGATGCCGCAGCCAAAGAAGCCGATACAGCGAAAGCAGCTTGGCTTTGTCGGGTTTGTTTGACTTCCGAGGTAGAAATAACCATAGTACCTTGCGGCCATGTTCTGTGCCGCAAGTGTTCTTCTGCTGTTTCAAAGTGCCCATTTTGCCGActtaaagtttcaaaaatcatGAGAATATTTCGACCTTGATCTCTTCTAATTCAAGGTTAAGAACAACATGCAAAAGAATGGTCATTTTGACCTCGGAATCAGTTGGCTAAAACCCAAGAAGCAACATGGTTTACATTTTGGTTTTCCACACaattatttgttatgtttGTATATCTGAGTcgaaaatgtaaatgaaatCTTTAGTTTCCTTTTTCTGTAACTTGTCATTCATTGGTGTACATATTGGCAGTGTAAGTAACATTGATATGTCCAATAAGATTTATTCTTTATTAGTGGAAAACAATTGTTTATCCGTTAACTTATTATTGGATTGTTAAAACGTAATAGCAAGTACCACCACACACTCATTGCAAATTAGAGAGAGAACGTGAACGGTTCTAAGTGTTTGGCAACTTGAGTAATTTGGTAGAGTTGAGTTTTGTTTGGTTCACCAATAATTAAGTGGATTTATTATCTTGTTATTCGTATCAactcacattttttatattgctTTTCGCGTCGATTCCTAATAActtttctataattattaCCAATTCAACTCAACTCATTGTTTTTATTGCTAACCAAACGTCTTCTTAGAGAGTTTAAATGTAGGATTGTAAAAGTTAAAGAGTATGATTCAAATTATCTTAGTTTGGTGTACGAGGCCATTTCTTTATATGAAACCAtttctatatatgaaaatagtttgttatctcatttgaatatttttatttgaatgagaaaccatttctatatatgaaaatagtttgttatctcatttgaatatttttatttgaatgatCCTTAGGCAGGCAAGGTagcaaaatgttttttttgacaaaaagagagaagagaatttttaatggaatattattttaaatagcctttatttttaattttttatagtttagtcCTCAAGACTTTATCCGTTTGCACTTGGAGAGGCTTCAAAATCACCCGCGAAGCCGTTTGTTTGTGGATAatgtgagagagagataagagagagagagagttcaTCACCCAACACTTCTCTCcctcctttccttttctctcttcaatgGCCACTCTGCAACAACAACTCCTCAAACCTTCATGGACTTCCTCTCTCTTCGCTTCATCCACCTCTCCACGCCATTCCCTCTCTCAACCCCAACTTCTTCCTCGAACTCTTTCTTCCACTACTCCCAAAGCCTCTCTTCACAATTCTTCCATCAACCGCCGCCACTTTGTGGCTGACACCGCAGCTGCTGTTTCACTCTCGCTTTCTCCTTTTATTGCCCCAGTACAGCCGGCGAAGTCCGAAGAATCCTTGTCGGAGTGGGAGAGACTTTACCTTCCTATAGATCCTGGTGTTGTCCTTCTCGACATTGCTTTTGTGCCTGATGATATGAACCATGGTTAGTTTCCATTGCTTcggttcttttttttacttcgTCGTTGAGATAGAAATGCAcgagaattttgaatttgtttttgtttttctactgCGAATTTTGCGATTCGCGACTTCGGAACTCACTGTTTACGATAATGAATTATTGGAGTTTGGGAGAAGTTGTACATGGAACAGCTATTTGCAGGCTTAATTTCTCTATTCTAGTCAAGTTAAGCTGGTCTTTGAAGCCTCCGCATACCCAATTATTTTTACGCCTAATCGAATTCGGGGAAAGCAATTTCTGGTTATCATttcttcaaatgttttttcttttttatctacCTTGTTACTGCTTGTGGACTTTGTCAAGGTTCCTGACTATTGTAATTTTGTAGTTTCTCGTTCCTACACCTGCGGTTTTGAGTTCGTTTCACCAATATAATGCCATGAAATCATTTGACACTTCCAGCCCACTGCAGGCTTTCTTTTGGGGACTAGGCAAACCATTTTAGAGACAAAAGATGGTGGAAGAACATGGGCTCCACGTTCAATACCATCGgctgaagaagaagactttAACTACCGATTTAATTCTATTAGCTTCAAAGGAAAGGAGGGATGGATTGTTGGCAAGCCTGCAATTCTGTTGTACACTTCAGATGCTGGAGAAAGTTGGGAAAGGATACCTCTTAGTGCTCAGCTTCCTGGAGATATGGTAAACTAATATGTTATTATCAATGATAAGGAATTGTCATATATGATCATGTGCTCTaattagaatttttcttttcttagatTGAATGGTACGTTTTAGCCTTTTCACTATCAATCGTAGTTATAAATCATTCACAGCAACTCAAGTGCActcatttacaaaattaagatggaaattttgattttcttaaaatctaTCTACAGCTATAAATTAAtcggtttttttctttctttttctgccAGTAAATGCTTATATTTGACTCTAAAATGGGTGACTCTATTATAAATCTTCAGGTCTACATTAAAGCAACTGGAGAAAAAAGTGCAGAGATGGTTACTGATGAAGGTGCAATTTATGTTACATCTAACAAGGGATATAATTGGAAGGCTGCAGTTCAGGAGACTGTTTCTGCCACTCTTAATAGGTGAGCTTCAGCAGGAGAGAATTGTCCATTCTAAGAGTGTTTAACATAAAATACTCATTTAGAATTTAATCTTGAAATCATAAGAGGAATAATTAATAAGCTGCTGGCTGATAAGATTTTACGAGCAGCTTGTGGCAGGATATCATGGGCCACAGTTTGCTAGTTTAGCtcattaaaggaaaaaaaattaaatcccTATTATGGGATGTTAATGtggtttttcttaaaacttttttcAGAACAGTTTCTAGTGGTATAAGTGGGGCAAGCTATTACACGGGAACCTTTAACACAGTAAATCGCTCTCCAGATGGGCGTTATGTAGCTGTTTCAAGTCGTGGTAACTTCTACCTCACCTGGGAGCCGGGGCAGGTTTGCTTCTGTACTTATTTCTCTTCTtatctctcttcttctaagtGTACTTCTTTGAACTGGGTGTGGAAGCAGTTTGGTCCTGCTAAATAAGATTGTTGGGTGCTGAGTTTCTCGTCAGGCTTATCACTACATCAGTCACTAAAACTTGGCTTTATTTGCAATTCCAGCCATTCTGGCAGCCACATAATAGAGCTATTGCAAGGAGGATTCAGAACATGGGGTGGAGAGCTGATGGTGGTCTTTGGCTTCTTGTACGGGGAGGAGGACTTTTTCTTAGTAAAGGGACAGGGGTAAGTAAAGTTGGTCCTTTTCCTTTCTAGTCAAGCCACGCTAatgaaaatatggaaaatggTTTAGAGTTGCATTGTGGGTTTATTTTGACCTTTAGCAAGAATCATTTTCCCCTCCTCCCACCAGTTACACAAGCCTTGAACATTGTATGTATGCTTTTCATCTTTAGACTTATGGCTATTGGCTGCATGATAACTCAATAGTATAATCCTACAAACGCATTGCCTTTCAGATATGCTTTCATAGTTTCATTTATAacttttgttgggtttttcttttctttcataatcAAAATGATGAACATATTGGAAATGgacaaaactaaattttcatcGTATTCATGGTTTTCTTGAAAACAGAGTGACAAGTAAATTCTAGATTGTCATTCTATCCAAAACTGTAAACTAGAAGCCTAGACTTCTCAGCCAATTTCTGCCAAGTATGTCTTGTTGAATTCAATATGTTTTATACAACAGATAAGTGAGGAGTTCGAAGAAGTTCCAGTTCAAAGCCGAGGTTTTGGCATATTAGATGTTGGTTATCGTTCAAAGgtaatcatttaaaatcatttcaatGCCTACTCTTCTATGCGTCTTGAGATTCCTGCTGATATTGTGATTGAGATAGAAATAGTAATTTTGTTAGTTGACCTTGGAGGCTGTACTCAATGAATCTCAGTGATTTTTGTGGGAGATTACATAAAGGGTCAGACAAAAGCCTCAgtatgattgtttagatttttagTTAGTCTGATACATATTTGTGGTACGAGGTGTGACTGTGTTCTACATCTTCTCTGGAGTAGTTAGGTTTCTTGTTTGATCACAGATCTTCCTGCAATTATTAACGTGAGAAATGATTGGTACTGTCATAGAACCTTTACAACCTTGTGtcataataaataattgatactGTCCATGACACCTTGAGCTAATTTGGAAGTCACACATATTATTCTTAGTAGTCATATCTAATCATTCCTTGACATAGTCTGTGTGCTGAATTTGGATATCCATATCCTTAGAATTTATCATGAGCACCAGACAGAAGGAAATATCATCCCTTTGCTCAAATGGTGGATTcttatgtatttattaatttctgGTCTGAGTTGTACAGGAAGAGGCTTGGGCAGCTGGGGGAAGTGGAGTACTTTTGAAAACTACAAATGGTGGCAGGTCATGGACCCGTGATAAAGCAGCTGACAATATTGCAGCCAACTTGTACTCTGTAAAGTGAGTATGACCATTCTGTAAATTTCAGTTTgtcttacaattttttaaatctgAAACTACCTCCTACTCAAGTACCTACTTTTAAGACTATTCCTTTATATAAACTCTCTTTCTATCGCTGGCCTTCCTTTCTCGGATGAATAAAGTGTAAGGAAGAATCAAAGCTAACCTTGCTTCTTCTATGGTCTTTTTTGGTTGAGTGTTGGGATCACTTTGGGAAGTTAAAACTGTTTTTAACATGTTAAGgacacttttaaaaagttttatagggttttgttttataattgaaaataatgttaacaaattttgtaacCATTGAGAATCACTTGGAAGTTATTTTAAAGTAtcaagtttttatttcaaaagtcATCTCAAACTCACAACATTGAAATAATATCTAGTTTTGTGGCCGAGACATGATCATAAGCgagatgaaattttgcttTGACTTTGCTAATAAAGTTTAGTGGATTGGGTTTAGTACTGAGCATAAGTTCTTTACTTTCGATTTACCTTCACATGTGCTGTCTCTTATAGTCCTTGATACATCTCCGCAGGTTTATAAACGACAAGAAAGGTTTTGTGCTCGGAAATGATGGGGTGTTACTTCAATATCTTGGTTGAAGTGTTTGATTTTCCTCGGTAATAGTTCATATCACTACTTTCCTTCTCCTCTTTGAATTTTCTGTCTCACTGTCACTGTAAAAATTCTTCTGctaggaaaaagaagaattgttGACGATAATCAATTGAAACTTGACCCACAAggttaaaatgttaatttaaattgtttggggatcaaatttatgtttacatatatttttggaaagttcacgttcaaaattgtttagaaaCTTAAAAGctggaaaagaaaactttttagaacatattttttattcaacacaaaatttatttcagaggtttttttttttttttcttaagctttattttaaaattttagagtttAGTGTCTAGACTTTGGAGTTCAAAGATTTTGGCCCCTCATAGCTGTTTAGTTAAGAGCTTATAAGCTATACTTCTACCTACAAGAAATGTGAAAACTGTAGCATGAAAGAGAGAGtgcataaatttcataaacattaaaCTAAGAACAAAACTGTTTCAActtttgacatttttcttattcagGTTACAGAATCAGATTCTATCTATATGATGATGCTTGCGATGGAAATTTTGTATCATTAAATCATAGCTTTGCATTCTTGCTTTCGATGATGGGATGAGGTGTTAATGCTACCAAGTTTCAtatcttattttcatttctgaaGGTCACAAACTTTGAGCAATGCTTTCATTTGAAAGAATCGACATCGTAAATAGTTTTGcgttttttgttaatatttgtaatcTAAATCTATACTTGTTCAGATGCCCATTGTTGAATGCAAACGATGATGAATTTGGAAGTTATAGATGTTTTTTTGTCCTCTGATTCTTACACAACTTTACTGTATATTTGAACCTTTATTTATGCACATTACCATTTCATTTCTAGGATTTGATGAGTGGTGTGCGGAcactcttttaatttcatttcactTAAGTTCAGATGCCCTTTGATAGTACAAGTTTTATGTCGgtgatttcaactttttttcatGTTGTGTGATTTTAATTCGAATtggaataaattttgatattttctttagttcaAATAGGTTTAGATGTTGCATTATGGAAATAAagaatctaaaataaatagaggGCTGTATGAAgtgtatttgtttttgtccAAGAGCTtacaaatgatattttaaaatagtttggaACTTTGATGAATGTAGCAGTCTTCTACATTCAGTAATCTTcatagtaaatttttttcttttatttctaaatactcCAACTAGTCCCtttgagtttttctttgtaatttgtGCTACATATATAAATCACTTAACCATCAAATGACTAAGTATAAATTAAtccaatcaaatcaaattaaatcaaatttttgtcAAGCGGTGAATCCTCCCtatttgtttgatgaaatattttaattagttgtatgttgaaatattttaattagttgtatGTTATAAGTGATGAGAAGTGGAAACACAAAAGTAGATACATTTCGAGATGTACCTAAGTATTatc
Coding sequences within:
- the LOC101212928 gene encoding photosystem II stability/assembly factor HCF136, chloroplastic, with protein sequence MATLQQQLLKPSWTSSLFASSTSPRHSLSQPQLLPRTLSSTTPKASLHNSSINRRHFVADTAAAVSLSLSPFIAPVQPAKSEESLSEWERLYLPIDPGVVLLDIAFVPDDMNHGFLLGTRQTILETKDGGRTWAPRSIPSAEEEDFNYRFNSISFKGKEGWIVGKPAILLYTSDAGESWERIPLSAQLPGDMVYIKATGEKSAEMVTDEGAIYVTSNKGYNWKAAVQETVSATLNRTVSSGISGASYYTGTFNTVNRSPDGRYVAVSSRGNFYLTWEPGQPFWQPHNRAIARRIQNMGWRADGGLWLLVRGGGLFLSKGTGISEEFEEVPVQSRGFGILDVGYRSKEEAWAAGGSGVLLKTTNGGRSWTRDKAADNIAANLYSVKFINDKKGFVLGNDGVLLQYLG